The Peribacillus simplex genome contains a region encoding:
- a CDS encoding 4'-phosphopantetheinyl transferase family protein, which produces MEIQSIQLESVLTKKEVIPGLDVWFGSLIQPNWIKRRLKEYLLNEEKERAKQFIDQKSRSRYIISRGLLRWIIGKYINDCPENIMFKYNPYGKPYLDEIHRTGISFNLSHSHDYLCIAIGSGKDIGIDVEFVRQLFNFISVIDYIFTEREKQTFLTLEHSKQCEFFYEVWVRKEAFVKAIGKGLSYSLTSFDVLDLNIEIKAKNGHLTAWEIKELNLDTNYKAAVCYRNI; this is translated from the coding sequence ATGGAGATTCAATCAATACAGTTAGAATCAGTTTTAACAAAAAAGGAAGTTATTCCTGGTTTAGATGTGTGGTTTGGTAGTTTAATTCAACCTAATTGGATTAAGAGGAGATTAAAAGAATATCTTTTAAATGAAGAGAAAGAGCGTGCAAAACAATTCATTGACCAGAAGTCTCGATCTCGTTATATCATAAGCCGCGGTTTATTAAGATGGATTATAGGAAAATATATTAATGATTGTCCTGAAAATATTATGTTTAAATATAACCCATATGGTAAACCATATCTTGATGAAATCCATCGAACTGGGATATCTTTTAACTTGTCTCACTCTCACGATTATCTTTGTATAGCAATAGGGAGTGGGAAAGATATCGGGATTGATGTTGAATTTGTAAGGCAATTATTTAATTTTATTTCAGTTATTGATTATATCTTTACAGAAAGAGAAAAGCAGACCTTTTTAACTCTTGAACACTCAAAACAATGTGAGTTTTTTTATGAAGTATGGGTTCGAAAAGAAGCCTTTGTAAAGGCCATTGGCAAAGGTTTATCCTATTCATTAACATCATTCGATGTATTAGATCTAAATATCGAGATAAAGGCTAAAAATGGTCACTTAACAGCATGGGAAATAAAAGAGTTAAATCTCGATACTAATTACAAAGCAGCTGTGTGTTACAGAAATATATAG
- a CDS encoding DUF2087 domain-containing protein, giving the protein MSENFQKGKYYTEKEVNEVLKDIFDDFVMIRRYLIDYKLLNRNKEGTRYWVVDP; this is encoded by the coding sequence ATATCTGAAAATTTTCAAAAGGGTAAATATTATACTGAAAAGGAAGTAAATGAGGTATTAAAAGATATATTTGATGACTTTGTAATGATAAGAAGATACTTAATAGATTACAAACTGTTGAATAGAAATAAAGAAGGCACAAGATATTGGGTAGTAGACCCCTAA
- a CDS encoding DoxX family protein — protein sequence MIINILQIILAAFIGLGGIIKVMRLKFQVEHWNEYQYPMWFMTVTGIMEIIAAIAIIIGFWNRSFAIIGSSIVMVFMLGAIYTHIFKVQQPLTTAIPSTICLILGIILIVRYYNN from the coding sequence ATGATAATAAATATTTTACAGATTATCTTGGCGGCTTTTATAGGTTTAGGTGGAATAATTAAAGTAATGAGATTGAAATTTCAGGTCGAACATTGGAATGAGTACCAATATCCAATGTGGTTTATGACGGTTACTGGAATTATGGAAATAATTGCTGCAATAGCAATTATTATTGGTTTCTGGAATCGTAGTTTTGCAATCATAGGTAGTTCAATAGTCATGGTATTTATGCTTGGTGCAATCTATACGCATATTTTTAAGGTTCAACAACCATTAACTACGGCTATCCCTTCAACAATTTGTTTAATATTAGGTATTATTCTAATAGTCCGTTATTACAATAATTAA
- a CDS encoding amino acid adenylation domain-containing protein: MLKGNQNSTKKYHLTPVQKTLFAHHQFYPHDPSYNLTYCYKIEGRINLERFTEIWKMIYGSAGVFKVHFEQQEGLPFQVYDSTRAITLDVEHLSSSLTKEQWEENVIQYTNEVSQAVININEWPLSKFKVFYSNENISYFLMCFPHIIFDGYSGFEKFNLFSFYYNSKKDLDEIEIELKEEIEEEAYFTINHEEFLKHNHRALSYFKEELKDFEALQIEELEQKRDKHGRLIGQEMNFDFPADLSEKISTYIKTNNLSDFSFFLSTYFIMVHKLFSKNKIVTGIPLANRSRKNKKIFGYFVNSLPLGINIQEHDSFQDLCLAVKRKTMSLIRYQNFDISSHIKEILPEKPHKVSDKFNTLFTFYTQKLAFDITDCKVTHIPIRSEYLNFPLSSSVEKIEDIYRVKIQYGSYLKDAHLENIFTALIKIILSEDNKKISDIPLLEEKENNTLQSLFKANKHFPLPHTLHDMFIEQVLKSPKKVSIKNGEEQWTYQQLDELSNQIAHLINEKFPKQETNIAVSLPRSPSLVAVILGILKSGRAYVPVDPIMPVERLEYILSDLNFPPCIIDNDLLNKMQDKENFYCWKELEIEIVDMPKSCPDVVSDPEQLAYIIYTSGSTGKPKGVMVSHYNVLRSFKAVEKDFRFNEDDSWFLYHSYGFDPSIWEIFGSLLFGGKLVIVDELSRKAPDKMFELMVNEKITVLQMTPSAFSQLIEVVKNQEGRAPLSLRYIILGGETLHFNILKPWIEIYGDKQPQLFNVYGPTETTILATYYPIKHNDLENPNCSIIGYPLTDVELFVKNQYMENLPIGIPGELYIGGSGVSKGYYNREELTKTRFLEGISDQGNVYRTGDEVKMLPNGTLEFIERIDRQIQLRGYRVELGEIEFTLQQHSACKDSVVIVHTFKNNDTRLVAYVVLDNEHKLDESDLKLYLRTKLPEYMVPSLILEIPYKPMTVNGKIDYAALPAPLLKESSNSLEDMSIKEKIKTIWKEVLKVDNVNDYDNFFDIGGTSLLITEVYFKLNDKAKYKDFSMVDLFQYTTPLSLAAFLKQLEEPSPIKEKVPKLNNRKEALMRRKLINNK; the protein is encoded by the coding sequence ATGTTAAAAGGAAACCAGAATTCAACAAAAAAATATCACTTAACACCAGTTCAAAAAACGCTTTTTGCACACCATCAATTTTATCCTCATGATCCATCTTATAATTTAACTTATTGTTATAAAATTGAAGGAAGAATCAACCTAGAAAGATTTACAGAAATATGGAAAATGATTTATGGAAGTGCTGGCGTTTTTAAGGTTCACTTTGAACAACAAGAAGGTTTACCTTTCCAGGTATATGATTCAACACGTGCGATCACATTAGATGTAGAACACCTCTCTAGCTCATTAACCAAAGAACAATGGGAAGAGAACGTTATACAGTATACCAATGAAGTTTCTCAAGCTGTTATTAATATAAATGAATGGCCGCTTAGTAAATTTAAAGTGTTTTATAGTAATGAAAATATAAGTTATTTTTTAATGTGCTTTCCTCATATTATTTTTGATGGGTATAGTGGTTTTGAAAAATTCAACCTCTTTTCTTTTTATTATAATAGTAAAAAAGACTTAGATGAAATAGAAATAGAACTTAAAGAAGAGATAGAAGAAGAGGCTTATTTTACAATAAATCACGAAGAATTCCTTAAACATAATCATCGAGCTTTATCATATTTTAAGGAAGAATTAAAAGATTTTGAAGCGCTTCAAATTGAAGAATTAGAACAGAAAAGAGATAAACATGGGAGATTAATAGGTCAGGAGATGAACTTTGATTTTCCAGCGGATTTATCAGAGAAAATTAGTACATATATTAAAACGAACAATCTTTCTGATTTTAGTTTCTTCTTATCGACTTATTTTATTATGGTTCATAAGCTTTTTAGCAAAAATAAAATAGTAACTGGAATACCACTAGCCAATCGTTCTAGGAAAAACAAGAAAATATTTGGGTATTTTGTAAATAGTTTACCTCTAGGTATTAATATTCAAGAACATGATTCTTTTCAGGACCTATGTCTTGCTGTAAAACGAAAGACAATGTCTCTAATAAGATATCAAAACTTTGACATCTCATCTCACATCAAAGAAATACTTCCAGAGAAGCCTCATAAAGTATCAGATAAATTTAACACTTTATTTACTTTTTATACACAAAAACTTGCCTTTGATATAACGGACTGCAAGGTAACACATATACCAATTCGTTCAGAATATCTTAACTTTCCGTTAAGCTCAAGTGTAGAAAAAATAGAAGATATATACAGAGTAAAAATACAATATGGCTCCTATTTAAAAGATGCCCATTTAGAAAACATATTTACAGCGTTAATAAAAATTATTTTAAGTGAAGATAACAAAAAGATATCAGATATTCCATTGTTAGAAGAAAAGGAGAATAATACACTTCAAAGTTTGTTTAAAGCTAATAAACATTTTCCACTACCACATACACTTCACGATATGTTTATAGAGCAAGTTTTGAAGTCCCCTAAAAAAGTATCAATTAAGAACGGGGAAGAGCAATGGACTTACCAACAGTTAGATGAATTATCTAATCAAATTGCTCACTTAATTAATGAAAAATTTCCGAAACAAGAGACGAACATCGCAGTTTCGCTTCCGCGTTCACCATCCCTAGTAGCAGTTATTTTGGGGATTCTTAAATCTGGAAGAGCTTATGTTCCAGTCGATCCAATTATGCCTGTTGAACGCTTAGAATATATTTTATCAGATTTAAATTTTCCTCCATGCATAATTGATAATGATCTACTAAATAAGATGCAAGATAAAGAAAATTTCTATTGTTGGAAAGAACTTGAAATTGAAATTGTAGACATGCCTAAATCTTGTCCAGATGTAGTTTCAGATCCTGAGCAGCTAGCTTATATTATCTATACATCCGGTTCGACTGGAAAACCTAAGGGTGTAATGGTTTCTCATTATAATGTTTTAAGATCATTTAAGGCTGTTGAAAAAGATTTTCGTTTTAATGAAGATGATAGTTGGTTTTTATACCATTCCTATGGATTTGATCCTTCTATATGGGAAATATTTGGATCACTTTTATTTGGAGGAAAGCTAGTGATTGTCGATGAGCTAAGCCGAAAAGCTCCCGATAAAATGTTTGAACTAATGGTAAATGAAAAGATAACCGTTTTACAAATGACTCCATCTGCTTTTAGCCAGTTAATAGAGGTCGTTAAAAATCAAGAAGGTAGAGCTCCATTATCGTTACGTTATATCATCCTTGGTGGAGAGACTCTGCATTTTAATATTTTGAAACCCTGGATAGAAATCTATGGAGATAAACAACCTCAGTTATTCAATGTATATGGACCAACAGAAACAACGATTCTAGCTACATATTATCCAATTAAACATAATGATTTAGAAAATCCTAATTGTAGTATTATTGGATATCCTTTAACAGATGTAGAATTATTTGTGAAGAATCAATATATGGAAAACTTGCCAATAGGTATACCAGGAGAATTGTATATAGGTGGATCGGGGGTCTCAAAAGGTTATTATAACCGAGAAGAATTAACAAAGACACGATTTTTAGAAGGTATTTCGGATCAAGGAAATGTTTATCGAACTGGCGATGAAGTGAAGATGTTACCGAATGGTACATTGGAATTTATTGAACGGATAGATAGGCAAATTCAATTAAGAGGCTACCGTGTTGAATTAGGAGAAATTGAGTTCACTTTACAGCAACATTCTGCTTGCAAAGATAGTGTCGTAATTGTTCATACTTTTAAAAATAATGATACTCGACTAGTCGCTTATGTTGTTTTGGACAATGAACATAAACTTGATGAAAGTGATTTGAAGTTATATTTACGTACCAAATTACCAGAATATATGGTGCCATCTCTTATTCTTGAGATACCTTACAAACCAATGACAGTGAATGGGAAAATAGATTATGCAGCATTACCTGCACCTTTACTTAAAGAATCTAGTAATTCATTAGAAGATATGTCAATTAAGGAAAAGATCAAGACAATTTGGAAGGAAGTTTTGAAAGTAGATAATGTGAATGATTATGATAATTTCTTTGATATTGGCGGTACCTCTTTACTAATTACAGAAGTATATTTTAAGTTGAACGATAAGGCTAAATACAAAGATTTTTCTATGGTGGATTTATTTCAATACACAACACCACTATCGTTGGCAGCATTTTTAAAGCAACTCGAAGAACCTTCACCAATAAAAGAGAAAGTACCAAAATTAAATAATAGAAAAGAAGCATTAATGAGAAGAAAGTTAATAAACAACAAGTAA
- a CDS encoding tyrosine-protein phosphatase has product MKTAENIYQFENLYNFRDIGGFKTKDGCHVKTGILFRSDELSRLSQKDVESFHQINIKSICDLRTLQEQQSKVSRIQTGKEIQLLNVSIHDKSREFTHLEFFKFLVSKSNTIDFEKIMKEMYDHMAFGCYKEINEVITFLSNQKSLPALIHCTGGKDRTGFISALIQLLVGVPYETVINEYLLSNQLIAKRMKKIETFIQWMSLFQMSSERIKPILEVRRDYLEEVYNKIIGQYGDIENYLRLACKVPQSNLENLKQLLIE; this is encoded by the coding sequence ATGAAAACTGCAGAAAACATATACCAATTTGAAAATTTATATAATTTCCGTGACATTGGAGGCTTTAAAACCAAAGATGGTTGCCACGTGAAGACCGGTATCCTATTCCGTTCAGATGAACTGTCTCGATTGTCTCAAAAAGATGTAGAAAGTTTTCATCAAATAAATATAAAGTCAATTTGTGATTTAAGGACGCTTCAGGAACAACAATCAAAAGTCAGCCGTATCCAGACTGGAAAGGAAATTCAACTACTAAACGTATCAATTCATGATAAGAGCAGAGAGTTTACACATCTTGAATTCTTTAAGTTTCTAGTTAGTAAATCCAATACCATTGATTTTGAAAAAATAATGAAAGAAATGTATGACCATATGGCATTTGGTTGTTATAAGGAAATCAATGAAGTTATCACGTTTCTTTCAAATCAAAAAAGTTTACCTGCTCTCATTCACTGTACCGGAGGGAAGGATCGTACTGGGTTTATATCAGCCCTTATCCAATTACTTGTGGGGGTGCCATATGAAACGGTGATAAATGAATACCTTTTATCTAATCAATTAATTGCGAAACGTATGAAAAAGATAGAAACGTTTATTCAATGGATGAGTTTGTTCCAAATGTCTTCAGAGCGTATAAAACCAATCTTAGAAGTTAGACGTGATTACTTAGAAGAAGTGTATAACAAGATTATAGGGCAATACGGTGACATTGAAAATTACCTTCGTCTGGCTTGTAAGGTTCCCCAAAGCAATTTAGAGAACCTTAAGCAATTATTGATTGAATAA
- a CDS encoding FAD-dependent oxidoreductase, with product MLSHSTSCCVVGGGPGGVMLALLLARKGIPVTLIEQHKSFNRSFRGEVFHSSIMEIVDELGLINKLFEIPHTKIYSAKIDSPHGSIVLDFTTLRSKFPHLTTMSQSQFLEFIVSEATKYDHFKCIMGAKVVELLNEDNKINGVKIQKDGEFHEIRSILTVAADGRNSTISKLSNVSPTELTKPIDIIWFRLPRHSTEPEYMFNRSNHSNQLNMLACVNRGDYWQIGMFIPKGSFKEIRIKGMENLHRALYELVPEFSDRISSLKNWDQLSVLSASSSRLKQWYLPNLLFIGDAAHTMSPLGAVGINYAIQDAVVVANVLSAPLKSGHVSLKDLARVQKQRELPTKIIQAYQGVMQKQIIDPILKDKNSSIGFKLVKRFNFLRKLIVILVTSGFKRVRVQ from the coding sequence ATGTTAAGTCATTCAACATCTTGCTGCGTAGTTGGTGGTGGACCTGGAGGGGTTATGCTTGCTTTACTGTTGGCACGAAAAGGTATTCCAGTAACATTGATCGAACAGCACAAGTCGTTTAATAGAAGCTTCCGTGGAGAGGTTTTCCATTCTTCAATAATGGAAATAGTTGATGAATTAGGGTTAATTAATAAATTATTCGAAATTCCCCATACTAAAATATACTCAGCAAAGATAGATTCTCCACATGGTTCAATAGTGCTTGATTTCACAACATTACGTTCGAAATTCCCACATTTAACTACAATGAGTCAGTCACAGTTTTTAGAGTTTATTGTATCTGAAGCTACTAAGTATGACCATTTCAAGTGTATTATGGGAGCAAAAGTGGTGGAGTTATTGAACGAAGACAATAAAATAAATGGAGTTAAAATACAAAAAGATGGAGAATTTCATGAGATAAGATCAATTTTAACAGTAGCTGCCGATGGTCGTAATTCGACTATTAGTAAGTTGTCGAATGTGTCACCGACTGAATTAACTAAACCTATTGATATTATTTGGTTTCGATTGCCACGTCATTCTACTGAACCAGAATACATGTTTAATCGTTCTAATCATTCTAATCAGTTAAATATGCTTGCTTGTGTAAATAGAGGAGATTATTGGCAAATTGGAATGTTTATTCCAAAAGGTTCGTTTAAAGAGATTAGAATAAAAGGGATGGAAAATTTACATCGTGCACTATATGAACTTGTACCAGAATTTTCAGATCGAATTTCATCCTTAAAAAATTGGGATCAATTATCTGTTTTATCTGCCTCTTCAAGTAGACTAAAACAGTGGTATTTACCAAATTTACTATTTATCGGAGATGCAGCACATACAATGTCGCCACTTGGTGCAGTCGGTATAAACTATGCCATTCAGGATGCCGTAGTTGTTGCAAATGTGCTTTCAGCTCCTTTAAAGTCTGGTCATGTTTCTCTGAAAGATCTAGCTAGAGTTCAAAAACAACGAGAATTACCTACAAAAATAATTCAAGCTTATCAAGGTGTTATGCAAAAACAAATAATTGACCCAATACTTAAAGATAAAAACTCTTCTATTGGTTTTAAACTAGTTAAGCGATTTAATTTTCTGCGAAAGCTAATTGTTATTCTTGTAACATCTGGATTCAAACGTGTTCGAGTTCAATGA
- a CDS encoding TetR/AcrR family transcriptional regulator, producing MVKEKGLKGKETKARIKEAATYEFATHGFYNTKVSDIVKRANLTQPGFYLYFSSKDAIFDELVMDFRNKLHMLIETQRLSPKIEKEDLTQRILISIEILFQFFIDNPDLTKVGLILAHDSESFKGKIIELLANNLKYEQQSGYFRSNLSMDITAVCIFGMIEQLITSCLMKNKSNPKILAEEVVNLVIKGIVDQ from the coding sequence ATGGTTAAAGAAAAAGGTTTAAAAGGAAAAGAGACTAAAGCACGTATTAAAGAAGCAGCAACATATGAATTTGCTACTCATGGATTTTATAACACAAAAGTAAGTGACATTGTTAAACGTGCAAACCTAACTCAGCCTGGGTTTTATCTCTATTTTTCTAGTAAAGATGCTATTTTTGATGAATTAGTCATGGATTTTCGAAATAAGTTACACATGTTGATTGAAACTCAACGTTTATCTCCAAAAATTGAAAAAGAAGACCTTACTCAACGAATCTTAATTTCCATAGAAATATTATTTCAATTTTTTATAGATAATCCAGATTTAACGAAAGTCGGTCTAATTCTTGCCCATGATTCAGAGTCTTTTAAAGGAAAAATAATTGAATTATTAGCAAACAATTTAAAGTATGAACAGCAATCCGGATATTTTCGTTCAAATTTGTCGATGGATATCACAGCTGTTTGTATTTTCGGGATGATTGAACAATTAATTACTTCATGCTTAATGAAAAATAAAAGTAATCCAAAAATATTAGCAGAGGAAGTTGTAAATTTGGTGATAAAGGGCATAGTTGATCAATAA
- a CDS encoding type I polyketide synthase, with protein sequence MSTLNVEFTDIAIIGMASRFPGAKTPCEFWDNLIAEKESGYTFNENELEKSGVKKDSYNKNEYVKRGVVLEDIEYFDADFFEFTPNDAKLTDPQQRIFLECAWEALEVSGYPSNANPRNIGVYGSMSPSTYLLRNICQSKEYGKDILSYPVMLGNDKDFLSTRVSYKLNLTGPSLSIQTACSSSLVAVHVACQSLINGECEIALAGGVSITVPQQTGYLYKEGGTLSKDGYCRSFDDEATGTVKGNGCGIILLKPLEKALEDRDTIHAVIKSTAINNDGRLKIGFTAPSPTGQANAIHEAIEMAGITPEDIEYIETHGTGTSLGDPIEIKALSDAFSTTKKQFCAIGSVKPNIGHLDAAAGIANVIKATMVLKENTIPKSIHYKTPNKKIDFQNSPFYVNESLQRRNKENPLVYAGVSSLGMGGTNAHAILQKAPERIPETQVGPHILILSAKTENKLEQMIDQLQQHIKTHPDQTLSDIAYTLAVGRKVFDARTYMVCHDKEELLDECKSNQSEQTNQVSETNLKPYTFSISATANRKYYVQLYNELNAYRLKVDDLIQQIETKSNISSLKKNLLESDHEDFRCSSEDILLQFVCLHSITKLLLDLGIHPTKINCSDQISDFVAASIVGIWSTDKVIDSLLNKLYGLANRQQVISTSKGIKVISSSGRDIQAVISNPDSHWIERCSVSDPKGFTEHLFKKEVTMFSIPIMNPESSPAFAFLDLMGKMWILGTEIDWSLLYDNQAVGRIPLPTYPFDKKKFWIDIDSNFEKETKTNNINIGSEQNDSLEKQITYIWEKSLDIEGILPDDDFFLNLDGDSLTAIDIIADIKSKLNINVSMEEFMTHSTLKSLITHLQTLHQSQNLFKLNSEQIVLKIKDGTQPRNLFFIHPSGGTVMIYNQLAKYLNEHPTLYGIQFPVELLNSSNLSMEQLAERYISEIRKVQPKGPYLIGGYSFGGNLALEMALQLQQQGEQVSDLIMIDSFVPSTYNSQNIDNEKFVKSFPILVNTLFRSKKSLGNKMIEQLQEQTLDEMIESLCKLNVIPKEFPVSDLKQFFEIWCMNIQILQKYKPQSKFMGSILIFDAIERGSDLNDLTKYLGELDISKEEWKNYIDGNLNVISLSGDHYSIFNIPNNLQIICDEIEKNLSLVFV encoded by the coding sequence ATGAGTACACTGAATGTTGAGTTTACCGATATCGCCATTATTGGTATGGCATCTAGATTTCCTGGTGCAAAGACGCCGTGTGAATTTTGGGATAACCTTATTGCAGAGAAGGAATCAGGATATACATTTAATGAAAATGAATTGGAAAAATCAGGGGTGAAAAAAGATTCATACAATAAAAATGAATATGTGAAAAGGGGAGTAGTATTAGAAGACATTGAATATTTTGATGCGGACTTTTTTGAATTCACACCTAATGATGCTAAATTAACAGATCCACAGCAAAGAATATTTTTAGAATGTGCATGGGAAGCATTAGAAGTATCTGGGTATCCTTCTAATGCCAACCCGAGAAATATTGGTGTATATGGTAGTATGAGCCCAAGTACTTACTTGCTCCGTAATATATGTCAAAGTAAGGAATATGGAAAGGATATTTTAAGTTATCCAGTAATGCTTGGAAATGATAAAGATTTTCTGAGTACCCGAGTATCTTATAAATTGAATTTAACTGGACCAAGTCTTTCTATTCAAACAGCATGTTCTTCATCTTTAGTAGCAGTACATGTTGCTTGTCAAAGTTTAATTAATGGAGAATGTGAAATAGCATTAGCTGGTGGAGTAAGCATAACAGTTCCACAGCAAACGGGATATTTGTATAAAGAAGGTGGAACATTATCCAAAGATGGTTATTGTAGATCATTTGATGATGAGGCTACTGGAACAGTGAAAGGAAATGGATGTGGTATCATCCTATTAAAACCACTTGAAAAAGCTTTGGAAGACCGAGATACAATACATGCTGTTATCAAAAGTACAGCCATTAATAATGATGGAAGATTAAAGATAGGATTCACAGCTCCAAGTCCAACAGGTCAAGCTAATGCAATCCATGAAGCAATTGAAATGGCTGGTATTACACCAGAAGATATTGAATATATTGAAACACATGGCACTGGAACTTCTTTAGGTGATCCAATTGAAATCAAAGCATTAAGTGACGCATTTTCTACTACAAAAAAACAATTTTGTGCAATTGGTTCAGTAAAGCCTAATATTGGTCATTTGGATGCTGCTGCTGGAATAGCTAATGTGATTAAAGCAACTATGGTTCTAAAGGAAAATACAATTCCTAAAAGTATTCATTATAAAACTCCTAATAAGAAAATTGATTTTCAAAATAGTCCATTTTACGTTAACGAATCGTTACAAAGGAGAAACAAAGAAAATCCTTTAGTCTATGCAGGGGTCAGTTCTTTGGGAATGGGAGGAACCAATGCTCATGCGATATTACAGAAGGCACCGGAAAGGATTCCAGAAACTCAAGTAGGGCCACATATCCTCATTTTGTCGGCTAAAACTGAAAATAAATTAGAACAAATGATTGATCAATTGCAACAACATATTAAAACACATCCCGATCAAACTTTATCAGATATTGCTTATACTCTAGCAGTAGGACGTAAAGTGTTTGATGCTAGGACATACATGGTTTGTCACGATAAAGAGGAGTTACTGGATGAATGTAAAAGTAACCAAAGCGAACAAACGAACCAAGTTTCAGAAACTAATTTAAAACCTTATACATTTTCCATTTCGGCAACAGCTAATCGAAAATACTATGTTCAATTATATAATGAATTAAACGCCTATCGTTTAAAAGTGGATGACTTAATTCAACAGATTGAAACAAAGTCAAATATAAGTTCATTGAAAAAAAATCTATTAGAATCGGATCATGAGGATTTTCGTTGTTCAAGTGAAGATATTCTTCTTCAATTTGTTTGTCTACATTCAATTACAAAATTACTGCTTGATTTAGGAATTCATCCTACAAAAATCAACTGTTCTGATCAGATTTCAGATTTTGTCGCAGCGTCTATTGTAGGAATTTGGAGCACAGATAAAGTAATCGATAGTTTACTAAATAAATTGTATGGCTTAGCTAATAGACAACAAGTAATTTCAACATCTAAGGGAATTAAAGTGATTTCTTCTAGTGGCAGAGATATTCAAGCTGTTATTTCTAATCCGGATAGCCATTGGATCGAAAGATGTTCCGTTTCAGATCCTAAGGGATTTACTGAACATCTCTTTAAAAAAGAAGTAACCATGTTTTCAATACCAATTATGAATCCTGAAAGCTCTCCTGCATTTGCCTTTTTAGATCTAATGGGAAAAATGTGGATTTTAGGCACCGAAATTGATTGGTCATTATTGTATGATAATCAGGCAGTAGGGCGCATACCTTTACCGACTTATCCATTTGATAAAAAGAAGTTTTGGATTGATATTGATTCCAATTTTGAAAAAGAAACGAAGACAAATAATATTAATATAGGGTCAGAACAAAACGATTCACTAGAAAAACAAATCACATATATATGGGAAAAAAGTTTAGATATTGAAGGTATTCTTCCAGATGATGACTTTTTCCTAAACCTTGATGGAGACTCCCTTACAGCAATTGACATTATAGCGGATATAAAGAGTAAATTAAATATAAATGTATCGATGGAAGAGTTTATGACCCATTCGACTTTAAAAAGTTTAATCACTCATCTACAAACTCTACATCAGAGCCAAAATCTCTTCAAGCTGAACTCGGAACAAATTGTATTGAAAATCAAAGATGGAACGCAGCCAAGAAATCTATTTTTCATTCACCCTTCAGGTGGAACTGTAATGATTTACAATCAGCTTGCTAAATACTTAAATGAACACCCTACGCTATATGGAATTCAGTTTCCTGTTGAGTTGTTGAATTCATCAAATTTAAGTATGGAGCAACTTGCAGAGCGTTATATATCTGAGATTCGAAAAGTTCAGCCTAAAGGTCCGTATCTTATTGGGGGTTATTCTTTTGGAGGGAACCTTGCCTTAGAAATGGCCTTGCAATTGCAACAACAAGGGGAACAAGTATCTGATCTAATTATGATCGATAGTTTTGTACCTTCAACTTATAATAGTCAGAACATAGACAATGAAAAGTTTGTAAAATCTTTCCCGATTTTAGTAAATACATTATTTAGATCTAAGAAAAGTTTGGGGAATAAGATGATAGAACAGCTTCAAGAACAAACACTAGATGAAATGATAGAGTCTTTATGTAAATTAAATGTTATTCCAAAAGAATTTCCAGTAAGTGATTTGAAGCAATTTTTTGAAATATGGTGTATGAATATTCAAATACTTCAAAAATATAAACCTCAAAGCAAATTTATGGGAAGTATATTGATCTTTGATGCAATAGAACGAGGTTCGGATCTTAATGATCTTACGAAATATTTGGGTGAATTAGACATTAGTAAAGAAGAATGGAAAAATTACATTGATGGTAACCTAAATGTTATTTCTCTTTCAGGTGACCATTATTCAATTTTTAACATACCCAATAATTTGCAAATTATATGTGACGAAATCGAAAAGAACCTTTCTTTAGTATTTGTATAA